The Paenibacillus tianjinensis genome has a window encoding:
- a CDS encoding sensor histidine kinase — protein sequence MKLFLREQTPLIIVYIAQLLIITLIYRLDGGSAVEVSLYAGLLSTCLLLGYLAYRYLSNRSFYERLQSLPGSLDESGGPAQSSPLADSLRTLLTQQFRLYQNDLHSYRHKLEEHIHFINQWVHGMKTPLSVIHLIIQDKDGPPFTAIGDELDRLKKGLDTVLYTARLDTFEHDFYVEQLKLADIVRSVTSEQKRLFIRKRVFPAISVDSGITITSDEKWLTFVLTQLITNALRYTVEEGRFVHFHGYAEEQGRVTLEVRDEGVGIPPGDLPRVFDPYFTGVNGRSFQESTGMGLYLVKQICGKLGHEVEISSEVGKGTAVRIIFSGHTVNGSAGSGERR from the coding sequence ATGAAGCTGTTTTTGCGGGAACAGACGCCGCTGATCATAGTCTACATAGCCCAATTGCTGATCATCACACTCATATACCGCCTGGACGGCGGAAGTGCGGTAGAGGTGAGCCTGTATGCGGGGCTGCTCAGCACTTGCCTGCTGCTGGGATATCTGGCTTACCGTTATCTTAGCAACCGCTCCTTCTATGAGCGGCTGCAGTCGCTGCCGGGCTCGCTTGATGAATCAGGCGGTCCCGCCCAGAGCTCACCGCTTGCCGACAGCCTGCGCACACTGCTGACCCAGCAGTTCCGGCTCTATCAGAATGATCTGCACAGCTACCGCCATAAGCTGGAGGAGCATATCCATTTCATTAACCAGTGGGTGCATGGCATGAAGACACCGCTCTCGGTCATCCATCTGATCATACAGGACAAGGACGGACCTCCATTCACCGCAATCGGCGACGAGTTGGACCGGCTGAAAAAAGGGCTGGATACGGTGCTCTACACCGCCCGGCTGGATACGTTTGAGCATGATTTTTACGTAGAGCAGCTGAAACTTGCAGACATTGTGCGCAGTGTGACTTCAGAGCAGAAGCGGCTGTTCATCCGCAAACGGGTGTTTCCGGCCATTTCCGTAGACAGCGGCATCACGATTACTTCTGACGAGAAATGGCTGACTTTTGTACTGACCCAACTGATCACCAATGCTCTGCGTTATACAGTAGAGGAAGGCAGATTTGTACATTTTCATGGTTATGCAGAGGAGCAGGGGAGAGTCACGCTTGAGGTGCGTGATGAGGGGGTAGGTATTCCCCCCGGTGACCTGCCGCGGGTATTCGATCCGTATTTTACCGGTGTGAACGGGCGAAGCTTTCAGGAATCAACCGGGATGGGCCTTTATCTAGTCAAGCAGATCTGCGGCAAGCTGGGGCATGAGGTGGAGATTTCCTCTGAGGTGGGCAAGGGGACGGCGGTACGGATTATTTTTTCGGGACACACGGTGAATGGTAGCGCAGGATCAGGAGAACGACGGTAG
- a CDS encoding response regulator transcription factor — MFKIFIIEDDQGLVTLLQNYLHKFGYETQAVRNFDAVKAEFEQYAPHLVLLDVNLPKFDGYYWCRQIRGISTCPILFISARDGKMDQVMALENGADDYITKPFDYEIAFAKIKSHLRRAYGSYAAGSNERSLSVSGLMLDVERLVLSRGSAKVELSHTEAKILDELMQKAGTIVTRDRLLEKIWDEQAFVDDNTLNVYVTRVRKKLAVLDIQDGLQTVRGQGYRLTGDWGEA; from the coding sequence ATGTTCAAAATATTCATTATTGAGGATGACCAGGGTCTGGTAACCCTGCTTCAGAATTATCTTCATAAGTTCGGCTATGAGACGCAGGCGGTGCGCAATTTTGATGCGGTAAAAGCGGAGTTTGAGCAGTATGCGCCGCATCTGGTCCTGCTGGATGTGAATCTGCCTAAATTCGACGGTTACTACTGGTGCCGCCAGATCCGCGGGATTTCCACCTGTCCGATTCTGTTCATCTCTGCCCGTGACGGTAAAATGGATCAGGTCATGGCGCTGGAGAACGGGGCGGATGATTATATTACGAAGCCGTTTGATTATGAAATTGCCTTTGCCAAAATCAAAAGCCATCTCCGCCGTGCCTACGGCTCCTATGCCGCGGGGAGCAATGAGCGCAGCCTGAGCGTTTCCGGACTGATGCTAGATGTAGAGCGGCTGGTTCTGTCACGCGGCAGCGCAAAGGTTGAGCTTAGCCACACCGAAGCGAAAATTCTCGATGAACTCATGCAAAAAGCCGGCACAATCGTCACACGCGACCGGCTGCTGGAGAAAATCTGGGATGAACAGGCGTTTGTTGATGATAATACGCTGAATGTCTATGTCACCCGGGTACGCAAAAAGCTGGCCGTCCTGGATATCCAGGATGGGCTTCAGACCGTCCGCGGTCAAGGCTACCGGTTAACGGGAGACTGGGGGGAAGCGTAG
- a CDS encoding class I SAM-dependent methyltransferase gives MDKRLTFNEDVENYDKWRPTYCEELFEDIMAYSQIGQGKKALEIGIGTGQATRPFLNTGCELTAIELGKDLAAYSKLKFQEYKNFTVCNTAFEEFEYPDDSVDLVYSATAFHWIPEATSYPKVSKLLKTNGTLALFWNRPFVARENDELHQNIQSIYQKYRPANTKIIENDTERYNYILKTIQGYGFRNVVFKLYHLTRRFPSADYIALLNSYSDHRSMPSAAKEGLEAEIKEAIMNFGDVLSVYDTIDLYLARK, from the coding sequence ATGGATAAACGATTAACATTTAATGAGGATGTGGAGAACTACGACAAATGGAGACCCACCTATTGCGAAGAATTATTCGAAGATATTATGGCGTATTCTCAAATTGGGCAGGGTAAAAAGGCACTTGAAATAGGGATTGGAACCGGTCAGGCAACAAGGCCTTTTTTGAACACGGGGTGTGAATTAACGGCAATTGAATTAGGAAAAGACCTCGCAGCGTACTCAAAATTAAAGTTTCAGGAATATAAAAATTTCACGGTATGCAACACTGCCTTTGAGGAATTTGAATATCCGGATGACAGTGTAGATCTAGTTTATTCCGCCACTGCATTTCATTGGATTCCTGAAGCAACAAGTTATCCAAAAGTCTCTAAATTATTGAAAACCAATGGAACACTGGCATTATTCTGGAACCGGCCGTTTGTAGCACGGGAAAATGACGAATTACATCAGAACATTCAAAGCATATATCAAAAATACAGACCTGCTAATACCAAAATAATTGAAAATGACACTGAACGATATAATTACATCTTAAAGACTATTCAAGGTTATGGATTTAGGAATGTTGTGTTTAAGTTATATCATTTAACCAGAAGATTTCCTTCGGCCGACTATATCGCATTATTGAATTCTTATTCAGACCATAGAAGTATGCCATCCGCTGCAAAAGAAGGGTTGGAGGCTGAGATTAAAGAAGCCATTATGAATTTTGGAGATGTACTAAGTGTCTATGATACTATCGACTTGTATTTAGCCAGAAAATGA
- a CDS encoding TIGR00266 family protein — protein MSAHEIDYVIMGEEIQCVEVQLDPGESVIAEAGSFMMMDPEITMETIFGDGSGSQRGSGLMGKLMGAGKRILTGESLFMTLFTHTGGYGRKSVTFAAPYPGKIIPLDLQQYNGKIICQKDAFLCAAKGVSVGIEFQRKLGVGFFGGEGFIMQKLEGDGLSFVHSGGYVMERTLQPGETIKLDTGCLVAMTSSVEYNIEFVKGVKTALFGGEGLFFATLRGPGKVWVQSLPFSRMADRILSAAGNSGRKEEGSILGGLGNLLDGR, from the coding sequence ATGAGTGCTCACGAAATCGATTATGTCATTATGGGTGAAGAAATTCAGTGTGTAGAGGTGCAGCTTGATCCCGGAGAGAGCGTAATTGCGGAAGCGGGCAGCTTTATGATGATGGACCCGGAGATCACCATGGAGACAATTTTTGGCGACGGCTCGGGTTCCCAGCGTGGGAGCGGGCTGATGGGTAAGCTGATGGGCGCGGGTAAACGTATACTGACTGGAGAAAGCCTTTTTATGACCCTCTTTACTCACACCGGGGGGTATGGACGGAAGAGTGTAACCTTTGCCGCCCCTTATCCGGGCAAAATCATCCCGCTCGACCTGCAGCAGTATAACGGGAAGATCATCTGTCAAAAGGATGCGTTCCTCTGTGCAGCCAAAGGGGTGTCTGTGGGGATCGAATTCCAGCGCAAGCTGGGCGTAGGGTTCTTCGGGGGGGAAGGCTTTATTATGCAAAAGCTGGAGGGAGACGGCCTCTCCTTCGTTCATTCCGGTGGTTACGTAATGGAGCGGACCCTTCAGCCAGGGGAGACCATTAAGCTTGATACCGGCTGTCTGGTCGCTATGACTTCATCGGTGGAGTACAATATCGAATTCGTCAAAGGTGTAAAAACAGCGCTGTTCGGCGGTGAAGGCCTGTTCTTCGCCACCCTGCGCGGACCGGGCAAGGTATGGGTGCAGTCACTGCCGTTCAGCCGGATGGCAGACCGCATTCTGTCTGCTGCAGGCAATTCTGGACGCAAGGAAGAGGGCAGCATCCTCGGCGGCCTGGGCAATCTGCTGGACGGCAGATAG
- a CDS encoding YitT family protein, producing the protein MRNHNSGTSLPLRLTVILSGTLLLAFTYYHINYQNHLTEGGFVGLALLGKYVLGISPSLSTLLLDIPVLLIAVIFKGKSFVVNTFISVGAFTLFYGLMERYSGWVINLQDNLPLAALLSGVLTGLGAGLVLRGGGASGGDDILSLLISEWKGIKVGTVFILMDVIVLALSLFYMPVKETLYTVMAVVVAGYVITFTTSFGRAKLSKVPKLQPKLGKPHDGTVM; encoded by the coding sequence ATGAGGAATCACAACAGTGGCACAAGTTTGCCGCTACGACTCACCGTTATTTTGTCCGGAACTTTGCTATTAGCGTTTACTTATTATCACATTAATTATCAGAATCATTTGACCGAGGGCGGGTTTGTCGGCCTGGCACTGCTCGGCAAATACGTTTTAGGAATTTCGCCTTCATTATCTACACTACTCTTAGACATTCCAGTACTTCTAATCGCAGTGATATTCAAAGGAAAATCGTTCGTGGTCAACACCTTCATCTCCGTAGGAGCCTTCACGCTGTTCTATGGACTGATGGAACGCTATTCCGGATGGGTGATCAACTTGCAGGATAACTTGCCGCTTGCGGCGTTGTTGTCCGGTGTACTGACAGGTCTAGGAGCGGGATTGGTCCTGCGCGGCGGCGGGGCGAGCGGCGGTGATGATATCTTATCGCTGCTGATCAGTGAATGGAAGGGAATTAAGGTAGGTACTGTATTCATCCTGATGGATGTCATTGTTCTGGCCTTGTCGCTTTTCTACATGCCGGTTAAGGAGACGCTGTATACGGTGATGGCCGTGGTAGTTGCCGGTTATGTAATCACCTTTACCACTTCTTTCGGCAGAGCGAAGCTGAGCAAAGTGCCGAAGCTTCAACCGAAGCTGGGCAAGCCGCACGATGGTACAGTGATGTGA
- a CDS encoding Crp/Fnr family transcriptional regulator, translated as MILHKGEALFRQGDSCDYLYRVKSGLFKVTRLHENGNMVLFNLLYPGETVPHHSLISPKEAHGTAVAMMKSEVEVIPAAEWYRELRENPGKVMEIALLLQEKVRFMQTRVDHLTVGSPAERMDLLTRWMNEYAHGAQLTDLLTQEEIGQLIGVRRETVNRLLRNQE; from the coding sequence ATGATTCTGCATAAAGGGGAAGCCTTGTTCCGACAGGGAGACAGCTGCGATTATCTGTATCGGGTGAAAAGCGGGCTGTTTAAAGTAACAAGGCTGCATGAGAACGGGAATATGGTGCTGTTTAACCTTCTGTATCCCGGCGAGACCGTTCCCCACCATTCCCTCATTTCGCCAAAGGAGGCGCATGGAACAGCTGTCGCGATGATGAAAAGCGAGGTTGAAGTCATTCCGGCTGCGGAATGGTACCGCGAGCTGCGTGAGAATCCGGGGAAAGTCATGGAGATTGCACTTCTGCTCCAGGAAAAGGTGCGTTTTATGCAGACGCGGGTAGATCATCTTACAGTTGGATCGCCGGCTGAGCGGATGGATCTGCTGACCCGCTGGATGAATGAATATGCGCATGGCGCACAGCTAACAGATCTGTTAACACAGGAAGAAATTGGCCAATTGATCGGCGTCCGGCGAGAGACAGTCAACCGTTTGCTGCGTAATCAGGAATAG
- a CDS encoding PTS fructose transporter subunit IIABC, with translation MRITDLLIKDTMIMNLQATTKEAAIDELIASLAANGRINDTKLLKEKILAREAQSSTGIGGGIAMPHAKTKAVNEATVVFAKSRAGVNFASLDDEPAKLFFMIAVPDGAGNMHLRTLASLSRLLIESEFIEALMNAGTPDEVAALFDAKQAEQEANEQADASSEAATTAPARVITGNPASSSFVVAVTACPTGIAHTFMAEDALKKKALEMGVNIRVETNGSEGAQNVLTADEIRRASGVIIAADKNVEMARFAGKPVLQRPVSDGIRKPEELISKAVKGDAPIYRSEGRGNDEASAVKSGSIGSKIYKDLMNGISHMLPFVVGGGILLAISFLIEQVASVDNPLVKLLQTIGGGDGAFHFLIPILAGFIAMSIGDRPALMPGMVGGIMALNSNAGFLGGLAAGFLAGYVVVGLRKAFAGLPRTLDGLKPILLYPVFSLLITGAVMFYLFDPVFSWLNEGLIDALNNLGTGNMVLLGIILGGMMAIDMGGPFNKAAYTFAIGVFTSSGNENGLMMAAVMAGGMVPPLAIALATTLFKNKFTETERKSGITNYVLGLSFITEGAIPFAAADPLRVLTTCILGSAVAGGLTQLWHINVPAPHGGIFVAALSSNALLFLLAVLIGSVISGLAFGLWKKPLQAKQ, from the coding sequence ATGAGAATTACAGACCTGTTAATAAAAGATACAATGATCATGAACCTGCAGGCTACAACGAAGGAAGCGGCGATTGATGAACTGATCGCCAGTCTTGCAGCCAACGGACGGATCAATGACACGAAGCTGTTAAAAGAAAAGATTCTGGCGCGTGAAGCCCAGTCCAGCACGGGGATCGGCGGAGGGATTGCAATGCCTCATGCCAAGACAAAGGCGGTCAATGAAGCAACCGTAGTGTTCGCCAAGAGCCGCGCCGGTGTCAATTTTGCTTCACTGGATGATGAACCGGCTAAACTGTTCTTTATGATTGCAGTTCCGGACGGGGCTGGAAATATGCACCTGCGCACCTTGGCTTCGTTGTCCAGGTTGCTGATTGAAAGCGAATTCATAGAAGCGCTCATGAATGCAGGTACACCGGATGAGGTTGCTGCCCTGTTTGATGCCAAGCAGGCAGAGCAGGAAGCTAACGAGCAAGCTGATGCTTCTTCAGAAGCTGCTACAACAGCTCCTGCGCGGGTCATTACCGGTAATCCGGCTTCCTCAAGCTTCGTTGTCGCAGTAACAGCTTGCCCAACAGGGATTGCCCACACCTTTATGGCAGAGGATGCCCTTAAGAAAAAAGCGCTGGAAATGGGCGTTAATATCCGTGTGGAGACTAACGGCTCCGAAGGTGCGCAGAATGTGCTGACTGCGGATGAAATCCGCCGGGCCAGCGGTGTTATTATTGCCGCCGACAAGAATGTTGAAATGGCCCGCTTCGCCGGCAAGCCGGTGCTGCAAAGACCGGTCAGCGACGGCATACGGAAGCCGGAAGAGCTGATCAGCAAGGCTGTAAAGGGCGATGCTCCGATCTACCGCAGTGAAGGACGCGGCAATGATGAAGCTTCGGCTGTAAAGTCCGGCAGCATCGGAAGTAAAATTTACAAGGACCTGATGAACGGTATTTCGCATATGCTCCCGTTCGTAGTCGGCGGAGGTATTCTGCTGGCGATCTCCTTCCTGATTGAGCAGGTGGCCAGCGTTGACAATCCGCTGGTGAAGCTGCTCCAGACAATCGGCGGCGGAGACGGTGCGTTCCACTTCCTGATCCCGATTCTCGCCGGATTTATCGCGATGAGCATCGGCGACCGGCCGGCGCTCATGCCAGGGATGGTAGGCGGTATCATGGCCCTGAATTCCAACGCTGGTTTCCTCGGCGGTCTGGCAGCAGGTTTCCTCGCTGGTTACGTGGTCGTTGGCCTGCGCAAAGCTTTTGCCGGATTGCCGCGCACCCTTGACGGACTGAAGCCGATTCTGCTCTACCCGGTGTTCTCCCTGCTGATTACAGGCGCCGTAATGTTCTACCTGTTTGATCCAGTCTTCAGCTGGCTCAACGAAGGACTCATTGATGCACTGAACAATTTGGGTACCGGAAACATGGTCCTTCTGGGAATTATACTTGGCGGAATGATGGCTATTGATATGGGCGGTCCCTTCAATAAAGCAGCATATACCTTTGCAATCGGGGTATTTACCTCAAGCGGCAATGAGAACGGATTGATGATGGCAGCTGTTATGGCAGGGGGGATGGTTCCTCCGCTGGCCATTGCATTGGCAACTACGCTGTTCAAGAATAAATTCACGGAAACCGAACGTAAATCCGGTATCACCAACTATGTGCTTGGATTATCGTTTATCACGGAAGGCGCGATTCCTTTTGCTGCAGCCGATCCGCTGCGTGTCCTGACTACCTGTATCTTAGGCTCAGCCGTAGCCGGTGGACTCACTCAGCTTTGGCATATTAACGTCCCTGCACCGCACGGCGGGATTTTCGTGGCCGCTCTTTCCAGCAATGCGCTGCTGTTCCTGCTGGCCGTTCTGATCGGTTCTGTCATCTCCGGTCTGGCCTTTGGACTATGGAAGAAGCCGCTGCAGGCTAAACAATAA
- the pfkB gene encoding 1-phosphofructokinase — protein MIYTVTLNPSIDYIVEVEDLRLGSLNRMTRDLKLPGGKGINVSRVLNQLKVRNTATGFLGGFTGQFIEDWLQKEGTSSDFVPACGDTRINIKLKSGEETEINGAGPDISMEEADALMNKLYNLKSGDIVIMSGSIPPSLGESFYNKLIGVCKEQGADFVIDTTGQALKQALIHGPLLVKPNHHELAELFGVTISTRAEIITYGRKLLESGAQHVLVSMAGEGALFISEQGVFYANAPAGKVKNSVGAGDSMIAGFVGTLSKTGNVLEAFRTGVASGSATAFSDDLADGELIEQLRPQIQITQL, from the coding sequence ATGATATATACAGTGACACTCAATCCTTCCATTGACTATATCGTGGAAGTTGAAGATTTGAGGCTCGGCAGCTTAAACCGAATGACACGTGATCTGAAACTGCCGGGCGGCAAAGGGATCAATGTGTCGCGCGTGCTGAATCAGCTCAAAGTTAGAAATACGGCGACCGGCTTCCTTGGCGGGTTCACCGGACAGTTCATTGAGGACTGGCTGCAGAAAGAAGGCACTTCCAGCGATTTTGTTCCGGCCTGTGGCGACACCCGGATCAATATCAAGCTGAAATCCGGCGAAGAAACCGAGATCAACGGAGCCGGACCGGACATCAGTATGGAAGAAGCCGATGCACTGATGAACAAGCTTTATAATCTCAAGTCCGGAGATATCGTTATCATGTCCGGGAGCATTCCCCCGTCGCTTGGCGAGAGCTTTTATAACAAGCTGATCGGAGTATGCAAGGAGCAGGGGGCGGATTTCGTCATCGATACGACCGGTCAGGCCTTGAAGCAGGCGCTTATCCATGGTCCGCTGCTCGTCAAGCCGAATCATCATGAACTTGCCGAATTGTTTGGCGTGACGATCAGCACCAGAGCGGAAATTATCACTTACGGACGTAAGCTGCTGGAATCGGGTGCGCAGCATGTGCTTGTATCCATGGCAGGTGAAGGAGCGCTGTTCATTTCAGAGCAGGGGGTGTTTTATGCGAACGCGCCGGCAGGAAAGGTGAAGAATTCTGTAGGCGCTGGGGATTCGATGATTGCCGGGTTCGTGGGTACGTTGTCCAAGACGGGGAATGTGCTGGAGGCATTCCGCACAGGTGTTGCATCGGGAAGTGCGACTGCATTCTCTGATGACTTAGCGGACGGGGAGCTTATTGAGCAGCTTCGGCCGCAGATTCAAATTACACAGTTATAA
- a CDS encoding DeoR/GlpR family DNA-binding transcription regulator, which translates to MDVLFEEERKRSIVQFVEQQTRASVQELSQQLGVSESTVRRDLKELEEARLLKRTHGGAVSLQSVNFEAAFPDKEDRFQEEKLRIARKAVELIQEGDAILLDGGTTTLQIAKMLKGFSNLKVITNSIMALNELKDCRNIEVSITGGMLRPDTMAFVGPMTERSLEMVRVDKAFLGTNGLDLHDGISTPNMLEAATKRKMIAVAKQAILLADHSKIGQVSFCKVADLQDIDHLILDSDTPDSFIRGLEALDVDFTIV; encoded by the coding sequence ATGGATGTGCTGTTTGAAGAGGAAAGAAAACGCAGCATTGTGCAGTTCGTGGAGCAGCAGACGAGAGCATCCGTGCAGGAGCTCAGCCAGCAGCTTGGCGTCTCGGAATCGACGGTCCGCAGGGATCTGAAGGAGCTGGAGGAAGCAAGGCTGCTGAAGCGGACACACGGCGGAGCAGTTTCGCTGCAGAGTGTTAACTTTGAGGCCGCATTTCCGGACAAGGAAGACCGGTTCCAGGAGGAGAAGCTGCGGATAGCCCGCAAGGCGGTCGAGCTGATTCAGGAAGGAGACGCGATCCTGCTGGACGGAGGAACGACGACCCTGCAGATTGCCAAGATGCTGAAGGGCTTCTCTAATCTTAAGGTCATTACCAATTCGATTATGGCGCTGAACGAGCTGAAGGATTGCCGGAATATCGAAGTGTCGATTACCGGGGGCATGCTGCGGCCGGATACAATGGCTTTTGTAGGCCCGATGACGGAACGTTCCCTGGAGATGGTACGGGTGGATAAAGCCTTTCTCGGTACGAATGGACTTGATCTGCACGACGGGATTTCCACCCCGAATATGCTGGAGGCGGCCACGAAGCGCAAAATGATTGCCGTTGCCAAGCAGGCCATTCTGCTGGCGGATCACAGTAAGATCGGGCAGGTCTCCTTTTGCAAAGTGGCTGACCTGCAGGATATCGATCATCTCATCCTGGATTCGGACACGCCGGACAGCTTTATCCGCGGGCTCGAAGCACTGGATGTAGACTTTACCATCGTCTGA
- a CDS encoding general stress protein, producing MTTLVIGIFGHRSDAALAIESLRKSGIKAKQISAVTKQKNTLEIISQDTGIGKTESGNGNSGLFGTAREIGVGLDMIDDTAVAAGPAARKLAGADLEGDGLIVSLISIGIPKQDAARYAEHAEQEHILVIVNVPEDQRKQVSEILEQHQTLPLESV from the coding sequence ATGACTACACTGGTTATTGGGATATTCGGGCACAGGAGCGATGCTGCGCTTGCTATCGAGTCCTTGCGTAAAAGTGGAATTAAAGCGAAGCAGATCTCAGCCGTCACGAAACAGAAGAATACGCTGGAGATCATCAGCCAGGATACCGGTATTGGAAAAACGGAGAGCGGAAATGGGAATTCGGGCTTGTTCGGAACCGCCCGGGAGATTGGGGTGGGGCTGGACATGATCGATGATACCGCTGTGGCCGCAGGACCGGCTGCGCGCAAGCTGGCAGGGGCTGACCTGGAAGGTGATGGCCTTATCGTCAGCCTGATTAGTATAGGAATTCCTAAGCAGGATGCCGCACGGTATGCGGAGCATGCTGAACAGGAGCATATTCTGGTCATCGTGAATGTTCCGGAGGATCAGCGCAAGCAGGTTAGTGAAATCCTGGAGCAGCACCAGACCCTTCCATTGGAGTCCGTATAA